Proteins co-encoded in one Ralstonia sp. RRA genomic window:
- the gspG gene encoding type II secretion system major pseudopilin GspG: MMQGQLRSSFRQRAGATLARRAARGFTLIEIMVVVVILGILAALVVPKIMSRPDEARIIAAKQDIASISQALKLYRLDNGRYPTTEQGIGALVAKPTTEPIPNNWKAGGYLERLPKDPWGHPYQYLNPGVRGEVDIFSFGADGQPGGTGNDADIGNWDN, from the coding sequence ATGATGCAAGGCCAACTCCGCTCCTCTTTCCGCCAACGTGCAGGCGCCACCCTGGCCCGTCGTGCGGCGCGTGGCTTCACCCTGATCGAAATCATGGTGGTGGTGGTGATCCTCGGCATCCTTGCCGCGCTTGTGGTGCCGAAGATCATGAGCCGCCCCGACGAGGCCCGCATCATTGCCGCCAAGCAGGACATTGCTTCCATTTCGCAGGCGCTCAAGCTCTACCGCCTGGACAACGGCCGCTACCCGACCACCGAGCAAGGGATTGGCGCACTGGTCGCCAAGCCGACCACCGAGCCCATCCCCAACAACTGGAAGGCCGGCGGCTATCTGGAGCGCCTGCCGAAGGATCCGTGGGGCCATCCGTACCAGTACCTGAACCCGGGCGTGCGCGGTGAAGTGGACATCTTCAGCTTTGGCGCCGACGGCCAGCCGGGCGGCACGGGCAACGACGCCGACATCGGCAACTGGGACAACTGA
- a CDS encoding cupin domain-containing protein: MNKQLAHWPLLSAIVLLCLGALPAHAQDTADSEMMMMNPAGMKWVDGPPSMPKGLKLAVLYGDPGKDGPYVIRMKAPGGYKVPPHWHTQTENITVISGTLYLGGGDTMDMGAAHALKAGGFHNLPGGVHHYAFTKTATVVQIHGTGPLDIKYVNPQDDPSPKQ; this comes from the coding sequence ATGAACAAGCAACTTGCGCACTGGCCGCTGTTGAGCGCGATCGTGCTGTTGTGCCTGGGCGCCCTGCCCGCCCACGCCCAGGACACCGCCGACAGCGAAATGATGATGATGAATCCCGCCGGCATGAAGTGGGTTGACGGCCCCCCGAGCATGCCCAAGGGCCTCAAGCTGGCCGTGCTCTACGGCGACCCAGGCAAGGATGGCCCGTACGTCATTCGCATGAAGGCACCGGGCGGCTATAAGGTGCCGCCGCACTGGCACACGCAAACCGAGAACATCACGGTGATCTCGGGCACGCTCTATCTGGGCGGCGGCGACACCATGGACATGGGCGCCGCGCACGCGCTCAAGGCGGGCGGCTTCCACAACCTGCCGGGCGGCGTGCACCACTACGCCTTCACCAAGACGGCAACGGTGGTGCAGATCCATGGCACGGGGCCGCTGGACATCAAGTACGTCAACCCGCAGGATGATCCGTCACCTAAGCAATGA
- a CDS encoding GspH/FimT family pseudopilin, translating to MTGHPLPYRQALRHARGFTLLELLVVVVIIGIVLGVVAVNATPNPRSQLNDDAQKMARLIELGQEEAQLTSRPVAWEGDAQGWRFYESTPNGWRLLTRDVLAPGHWRQGMDSVQIVSGAATAPGAPQRLVFGREAIGLPWRVALASQGARVDIVSDGGPRVLTETQ from the coding sequence ATGACCGGCCATCCGCTGCCTTACCGGCAGGCCCTGCGGCACGCTCGCGGCTTCACGCTGCTGGAGCTGCTGGTGGTGGTGGTGATCATCGGCATCGTGCTGGGCGTGGTGGCCGTGAATGCCACGCCCAACCCGCGCTCGCAACTGAACGACGACGCGCAGAAGATGGCCCGCCTGATCGAACTTGGCCAGGAAGAAGCGCAACTGACCTCGCGCCCCGTGGCGTGGGAAGGCGATGCGCAGGGCTGGCGCTTCTATGAATCGACGCCCAACGGCTGGCGTCTGCTCACGCGTGATGTACTGGCGCCGGGCCACTGGCGCCAAGGCATGGACAGCGTACAGATCGTCAGCGGTGCCGCGACGGCGCCCGGTGCACCGCAGCGGCTGGTGTTCGGCCGCGAGGCGATCGGCCTGCCGTGGCGCGTGGCGCTGGCCTCTCAGGGCGCGCGCGTGGACATCGTCTCCGACGGCGGCCCACGCGTACTGACCGAAACACAATGA
- the gspI gene encoding type II secretion system minor pseudopilin GspI, whose translation MTPAVKPSRPLGRARTRGFTLLEVLVALTIVAVALTATMRAMGSMTSASESLQTRMIATWSAENDLANLRLARAFPDPGSRGFSCPQGDTELWCEETVATTPNPVFRRVEVSVYADAAKSVRLAWLVTLLPNDARNVF comes from the coding sequence ATGACGCCCGCCGTGAAACCCTCGCGCCCCCTCGGCCGCGCGCGTACGCGTGGCTTCACCCTGCTGGAAGTACTGGTGGCGCTGACCATCGTGGCCGTGGCGCTCACCGCCACCATGCGCGCCATGGGCAGCATGACTTCGGCCAGCGAATCCTTGCAGACGCGCATGATCGCCACCTGGAGCGCCGAGAACGATCTCGCCAACCTGCGTCTGGCGCGTGCCTTCCCCGACCCCGGCTCGCGCGGCTTCTCGTGCCCGCAGGGCGATACCGAACTGTGGTGCGAAGAGACCGTCGCCACCACGCCCAACCCGGTGTTCCGCCGCGTGGAGGTGTCGGTGTACGCCGACGCCGCCAAGTCCGTGCGTCTGGCCTGGCTGGTCACCCTGTTGCCCAACGATGCGCGCAATGTCTTCTAA
- a CDS encoding SgcJ/EcaC family oxidoreductase, with the protein MTDDERAIRNVVETWLAASKAGDLPTVLSLMTDDVLFLTPGQAPFGKEAFAAMSNGMKDVQVDGTSDIQEVQVFGDIAYLRNALRIVITMPDGKVVRRSGQTLTILRKEADGKWRLVRDANLVVAEAAT; encoded by the coding sequence ATGACCGACGACGAACGCGCCATCCGCAACGTAGTGGAGACTTGGCTCGCTGCCAGCAAAGCGGGCGACCTGCCCACTGTGCTCAGCCTGATGACCGATGACGTGCTGTTCCTCACGCCTGGTCAGGCGCCCTTTGGCAAAGAAGCTTTCGCAGCCATGTCCAACGGCATGAAGGATGTGCAGGTCGACGGCACAAGCGATATTCAGGAAGTGCAGGTGTTTGGCGATATCGCTTACCTGCGCAACGCGCTGCGCATCGTCATCACCATGCCGGATGGGAAGGTGGTGCGGCGCTCGGGGCAGACGCTCACCATCTTGCGCAAGGAGGCGGATGGGAAGTGGCGGTTGGTGCGGGACGCGAATTTGGTGGTGGCTGAGGCTGCCACGTAA
- the hppD gene encoding 4-hydroxyphenylpyruvate dioxygenase — MQFTPWENPMGTAGFEFIEYAAPDPVAMGKLFENMGFTAIAKHRHKNVTLYRQGDINFIINAEPDSFAQRFARLHGPSICAIAFRVQDAAFAYKRALELGAWGFDTHSGPMELNIPAIKGIGDSLIYLVDRWTGKNEAKPGDIGNISIYDVDFVPIAGANPNPTGHGLTYIDHLTHNVYRGRMKEWAEFYERFFNFREVRYFDIEGQVTGVKSKAMTSPCGNIRIPINEEGTEKAGQIQEYLDMYHGEGIQHIALGSTNLSATVDALRGNGIKLLDTIDTYYELVDKRIPGHGEDVAELKKRKILIDGAPGDLLLQIFSENQLGPIFFEFIQRKGNQGFGEGNFKALFESIELDQMRRGVLKADDQPA; from the coding sequence ATGCAATTCACGCCTTGGGAAAACCCGATGGGTACCGCCGGTTTCGAGTTCATCGAATACGCCGCGCCGGACCCGGTTGCCATGGGCAAGCTGTTCGAGAACATGGGCTTTACCGCCATTGCGAAGCACCGCCACAAGAACGTGACGCTGTATCGCCAGGGCGACATCAACTTCATCATCAACGCCGAGCCGGATTCGTTCGCGCAGCGCTTTGCGCGCCTGCACGGCCCGTCGATCTGCGCCATCGCGTTCCGCGTGCAAGACGCGGCCTTCGCTTACAAGCGCGCGCTGGAACTGGGCGCCTGGGGTTTCGACACCCACAGCGGCCCGATGGAACTGAACATCCCGGCCATCAAGGGCATCGGCGATTCGCTGATCTACCTGGTGGACCGCTGGACCGGCAAGAACGAAGCCAAGCCGGGCGACATCGGCAACATCAGCATCTACGACGTCGATTTCGTGCCCATTGCTGGCGCCAACCCGAACCCCACCGGGCACGGCCTGACCTACATCGACCACCTGACGCACAACGTCTACCGTGGCCGTATGAAGGAATGGGCCGAGTTTTACGAACGCTTCTTCAACTTCCGTGAAGTGCGCTACTTCGACATCGAAGGCCAGGTCACGGGCGTGAAGAGCAAGGCGATGACGAGCCCGTGCGGCAACATCCGCATCCCCATCAACGAGGAAGGGACGGAGAAGGCCGGCCAGATCCAGGAGTACCTGGACATGTACCACGGTGAAGGCATCCAGCACATCGCGCTGGGTTCGACCAATCTGTCCGCCACGGTGGACGCGCTGCGCGGCAACGGCATCAAGCTGCTCGACACCATCGACACGTACTACGAACTGGTCGACAAGCGCATCCCCGGCCATGGCGAAGACGTGGCGGAACTGAAGAAGCGCAAGATCCTGATCGACGGTGCCCCGGGCGACCTGCTGCTGCAGATCTTCTCGGAAAACCAACTCGGCCCGATCTTCTTCGAGTTCATCCAGCGCAAGGGCAACCAAGGTTTTGGCGAGGGCAACTTCAAGGCGCTGTTCGAGTCGATTGAACTCGACCAGATGCGCCGCGGCGTGCTCAAGGCCGACGATCAGCCAGCCTGA
- a CDS encoding IS1595 family transposase: MLITQNEPLAHALFMLHRWGSLNEQICPRCGVIRSHMLRTRHKQWRCRDCGHDFSLKSGSVFDGTKLPFWVIIKGLYLFVTNAKGRSAIEMSHKLNISYRAAYLLLHKIRWAFWATPPAKPMTGEFDIDVVWVLKGLRKPNDRTPEAKAARQTKRRERMVQRLLAEGIDEKLATKLAAKEYPLTSESRRSNPKKQCVLGIARRNPAGAGSDLVIGMPLPTENYELIREALERYIAKGSVIYSDSASASTALRAHYEVRRVNHDTHYKSPEGWHTNYIESAFSRWRRMEIGTYHRMSKRRLHLYFAECSWRENVRRQSPGQRLHDALRRLATVGPCRDLKKYQQRRYERSGSAPRQIELRPVGATSEADMRQLTKLLKLDQAFPKALSALAQGASPLALAA, translated from the coding sequence TTGCTCATCACCCAGAACGAACCGCTGGCCCATGCCCTTTTCATGCTGCATCGGTGGGGCTCTCTCAATGAGCAAATCTGTCCACGGTGCGGTGTCATCCGCAGCCACATGCTCCGCACGCGGCACAAACAATGGCGTTGTCGTGACTGCGGCCATGATTTCTCCCTGAAATCTGGCAGCGTATTCGACGGCACGAAGCTGCCGTTTTGGGTCATCATCAAAGGCCTCTACTTATTCGTCACCAATGCCAAGGGGCGCTCGGCCATTGAGATGAGCCACAAGCTGAACATCAGCTACCGTGCGGCCTACTTGCTGCTGCACAAAATTCGCTGGGCATTCTGGGCGACGCCACCGGCTAAACCGATGACAGGCGAATTCGATATCGACGTCGTCTGGGTGCTGAAGGGGCTGCGCAAGCCGAACGACCGCACACCCGAGGCCAAGGCTGCGCGACAGACTAAGCGTCGAGAGCGAATGGTTCAGCGGCTGCTGGCTGAAGGTATCGACGAAAAGCTCGCGACCAAGCTGGCCGCCAAGGAGTACCCGCTGACGTCTGAGTCGCGCAGGAGCAATCCCAAGAAACAGTGCGTACTTGGCATCGCGCGCCGCAATCCAGCGGGTGCCGGTTCCGACCTCGTCATCGGCATGCCCCTTCCGACCGAAAACTACGAGCTCATTCGCGAAGCGCTGGAGCGGTACATCGCCAAGGGTTCGGTTATCTACTCGGACAGTGCCAGCGCATCCACCGCGCTACGGGCCCACTATGAGGTGCGCCGCGTCAATCACGACACGCACTACAAAAGCCCAGAAGGGTGGCATACCAACTACATCGAGAGCGCGTTTTCCCGCTGGCGTCGGATGGAAATCGGCACCTATCACCGCATGAGCAAGCGCCGGCTACACCTGTACTTCGCCGAGTGCAGCTGGCGGGAAAACGTGCGACGGCAGTCCCCTGGACAGCGCCTGCACGACGCTTTGCGCCGGCTTGCAACGGTGGGGCCTTGTCGAGACCTGAAGAAATACCAACAGCGCCGCTACGAGCGGTCCGGTAGCGCTCCGCGTCAAATCGAGCTGCGCCCGGTCGGCGCAACCTCAGAGGCCGACATGCGGCAGCTAACCAAGTTGCTCAAGCTTGACCAAGCTTTCCCCAAGGCGCTGAGCGCCCTTGCTCAAGGGGCCTCACCGCTGGCGCTGGCGGCCTGA
- a CDS encoding DUF6471 domain-containing protein: MDWQREARRLLRAQMALKDVRYKGLARALESVGVFEEPKALANKINRGTFSFAFFLQCMRALAIDTVKLTD; encoded by the coding sequence ATGGATTGGCAACGCGAAGCACGGCGGTTATTGCGCGCGCAGATGGCCCTGAAAGACGTGCGTTACAAAGGCTTAGCCCGAGCCTTGGAGAGCGTCGGCGTCTTCGAGGAACCCAAGGCGTTGGCCAACAAAATCAATCGTGGCACGTTCAGCTTCGCGTTCTTTCTGCAATGCATGCGCGCGCTTGCTATCGACACAGTCAAGTTGACCGACTAA
- a CDS encoding prepilin-type N-terminal cleavage/methylation domain-containing protein: MRAMSSKHRARGFTLLELLVAITLLAILAVLAWRGLDSMTRTHEALAQRDERIEALKTAYAQFDADCTQLADPNTLSRSPIEVDANRVLLVRDRRDDGQPPAWQVVLYRIVDSRLERLQSQPITNRGDLRNALDNLRQGGGNAARYQLAANIDSISARAWIEPGGWLDSTGALSAALFPGGSNTTTLTGLPSASTPSASAPSANAGVVVPAASVRAVELALLVRMTPQGAPQRFTRICMTGL; this comes from the coding sequence ATGCGCGCAATGTCTTCTAAACACCGCGCACGCGGCTTCACCCTGCTTGAGCTGCTGGTGGCCATCACGCTGCTGGCGATTCTGGCCGTGCTGGCCTGGCGCGGGCTCGACAGCATGACGCGCACGCACGAGGCACTGGCCCAGCGTGATGAGCGCATCGAGGCCCTCAAGACCGCCTACGCCCAGTTCGATGCTGATTGCACGCAACTGGCCGATCCGAACACTCTGTCGCGCTCGCCAATCGAGGTGGATGCCAACCGCGTGCTGCTGGTGCGCGACCGCCGCGACGACGGCCAGCCGCCCGCGTGGCAGGTGGTGCTCTACCGCATCGTCGACAGCCGGCTCGAACGTCTGCAAAGCCAGCCCATCACCAACCGCGGCGACCTGCGCAACGCGCTCGACAACCTGCGCCAGGGCGGCGGCAATGCCGCACGCTACCAACTCGCCGCCAATATCGACAGCATCAGCGCCCGTGCCTGGATCGAACCAGGCGGCTGGCTGGACAGCACCGGCGCGCTGTCGGCGGCGCTGTTTCCGGGCGGCAGCAATACGACCACGCTGACGGGGCTGCCGTCGGCCTCCACACCCAGCGCATCGGCGCCGTCTGCCAACGCCGGCGTGGTGGTACCGGCCGCGTCGGTGCGCGCGGTGGAACTGGCGCTGCTCGTGCGCATGACGCCGCAGGGCGCGCCGCAGCGCTTCACGCGCATCTGCATGACGGGGCTTTGA
- a CDS encoding Lrp/AsnC family transcriptional regulator, giving the protein MSKVELDKIDRKILEVLQNNGRLTNLEVAERVNLSPSPCLRRIRRLEESGVIRQYAALLDPGKIGLGLSAYINVRLEKQGGAPKGKAPGDIFRAAVATWPEVVTCYAMTGEMDYLLKVFVEDMDHFARFIRDQLLAHPAVIDVKSSFALERIKDTTALPVVV; this is encoded by the coding sequence ATGAGCAAGGTAGAACTCGACAAGATTGACCGCAAGATCCTGGAGGTCCTCCAGAACAACGGCCGCCTCACCAATCTGGAAGTCGCCGAGCGGGTGAACCTGTCACCCAGCCCGTGTTTGCGACGCATCCGTCGCCTGGAGGAGAGCGGCGTGATCCGCCAGTACGCCGCGCTGCTCGACCCGGGCAAGATCGGGCTGGGTTTGTCGGCGTACATCAACGTGCGGCTGGAGAAGCAGGGCGGAGCGCCCAAGGGCAAGGCGCCGGGCGATATCTTTCGCGCCGCCGTCGCCACGTGGCCCGAGGTGGTCACGTGCTACGCCATGACCGGCGAGATGGACTACCTGCTCAAGGTGTTCGTGGAAGACATGGACCACTTTGCGCGGTTCATCCGCGACCAACTGCTCGCCCACCCGGCGGTGATTGATGTGAAGAGCAGTTTTGCGCTGGAGCGGATTAAGGATACGACGGCGTTGCCGGTGGTGGTTTGA
- a CDS encoding LysM peptidoglycan-binding domain-containing protein, with amino-acid sequence MVTKAQTQHQAKPAAKPKTDFERWQDYVNSATQHPDPWNGYDCDIQSAVIEYNRFLMGTAGYQPLDWQIIKAMLWVETGADSPKWSSNPIQIGNPGDPGLNTLLRGKEGSDLIVPPTIRTKLNAASVATVPAWNIRAGIGYLLTRMAKFSIQSVPDADTKVYDVTVKAGDSLDKIARAQGSTLTELRALNPGASALKPGQVIKYRKAAMQQVITGWRPATTQNVAVLYNVGDPSYARKLDYALTLIHNGKTAACK; translated from the coding sequence ATGGTCACCAAGGCTCAAACCCAACATCAGGCCAAGCCAGCGGCCAAACCCAAGACGGATTTCGAGCGTTGGCAGGACTACGTCAACAGCGCGACGCAGCATCCAGATCCATGGAACGGCTACGACTGCGATATCCAATCCGCCGTCATCGAATACAACCGCTTCCTGATGGGTACCGCCGGCTACCAGCCGCTGGACTGGCAGATCATCAAGGCGATGCTATGGGTCGAAACCGGCGCCGATTCACCCAAGTGGAGCAGCAACCCGATCCAGATCGGCAACCCGGGCGATCCGGGCCTGAACACCTTGCTGCGCGGCAAGGAAGGCAGCGACCTGATCGTGCCACCCACCATCCGCACCAAGCTCAATGCAGCCTCCGTTGCCACCGTGCCGGCGTGGAACATTCGCGCGGGCATCGGCTACCTGCTCACCCGCATGGCCAAGTTCAGCATCCAGAGCGTGCCGGATGCCGACACCAAGGTCTACGACGTGACCGTCAAGGCCGGCGACAGCCTGGACAAGATCGCCCGCGCACAGGGTTCGACGCTGACCGAGCTGCGCGCGCTCAACCCGGGCGCCAGCGCGCTCAAGCCTGGTCAGGTGATCAAGTACCGCAAGGCCGCCATGCAGCAGGTAATTACCGGCTGGCGGCCCGCCACCACGCAGAACGTGGCCGTGCTCTACAACGTTGGAGACCCGTCGTACGCCCGCAAGCTCGACTACGCGCTCACCCTCATCCACAACGGGAAGACTGCCGCATGCAAGTAA
- a CDS encoding DUF1629 domain-containing protein, with protein MRSKLRGLKTMGGVSLAGEFPELTLAVQDGYDAPPGLVDYFKVGLLHVVSERLKAVLSSHNAELEYFPAVVMYNGSATEVKYFVANPLKRIKAIDLGKSDIELDGELGDALWVKKLVLNESCFSGIKLAVIDEVQRIGLQQEIALAVESAGCTGCSFVSPATVRYGYR; from the coding sequence ATGCGTTCAAAACTGCGTGGGCTGAAGACCATGGGTGGTGTCAGTTTAGCTGGGGAATTTCCAGAGCTTACGCTTGCGGTGCAAGATGGCTATGACGCCCCACCTGGGCTGGTTGATTATTTCAAAGTTGGCCTACTGCACGTGGTATCCGAAAGACTCAAGGCGGTTCTTTCGTCTCACAACGCCGAGCTAGAATATTTTCCAGCCGTGGTCATGTACAACGGGTCCGCCACGGAGGTCAAATATTTCGTCGCAAATCCACTGAAGCGAATCAAGGCGATTGATTTGGGAAAATCAGATATCGAGCTTGACGGCGAGCTGGGTGATGCGCTTTGGGTGAAAAAGCTGGTTCTCAATGAATCGTGCTTTTCTGGCATAAAGCTTGCCGTGATAGACGAAGTTCAGAGGATTGGATTGCAGCAGGAGATTGCTCTTGCGGTTGAATCGGCCGGATGCACCGGCTGTTCGTTCGTTAGCCCGGCCACTGTACGGTACGGGTACCGTTAG
- a CDS encoding type II secretion system protein N, with translation MNAQQSSRLLSLVLFAALCALLTHWVLTLSSLRALSVPREARVAQTDALETGASVTLFGGGPQTGPRDVQVAGVVADLTDGTGAAIVSVDGGPPQAVRAGKSLSSNLKLVEIKARSVVIERNGARQEIPLPASAVVAGVSPANRNAPSQPLPPSGAAAPMATPIAPPPPAVPNNPANTAMPGAMLPIAPAQMNTGDEAPPNQGGITGPRHRAAAAARKGDAAPQQPGADQ, from the coding sequence ATGAACGCTCAACAGTCGTCCCGCCTGCTCAGTCTTGTACTGTTTGCTGCCCTGTGTGCGCTGTTGACGCACTGGGTTCTGACACTGTCGTCGCTGCGCGCTCTGTCGGTGCCGCGCGAGGCCCGCGTGGCGCAGACCGACGCGCTGGAGACCGGCGCCTCGGTCACGCTTTTCGGCGGCGGCCCGCAGACCGGCCCGCGCGACGTGCAGGTGGCCGGCGTGGTGGCTGATCTGACCGACGGCACCGGCGCCGCCATCGTCTCGGTGGATGGCGGCCCGCCGCAGGCCGTGCGTGCCGGCAAGTCGCTGTCGTCCAACCTCAAGCTGGTCGAAATCAAGGCGCGCTCCGTGGTGATCGAGCGTAACGGCGCACGCCAGGAGATTCCGCTGCCGGCCAGCGCCGTGGTGGCCGGGGTCTCGCCCGCGAACCGCAACGCACCGTCTCAACCGCTGCCGCCATCGGGCGCCGCCGCTCCGATGGCAACGCCCATCGCACCGCCGCCACCGGCCGTACCCAACAATCCGGCCAACACCGCCATGCCGGGCGCCATGCTCCCCATCGCCCCGGCACAGATGAACACGGGCGATGAGGCCCCCCCTAACCAGGGCGGCATCACCGGCCCGCGCCATCGCGCTGCCGCTGCAGCGCGCAAGGGCGACGCCGCCCCTCAACAACCCGGCGCAGACCAGTAA
- a CDS encoding DUF262 domain-containing protein has protein sequence MATNISNRLSTDTVFFSSLIEDIKQGRIKIPKFQRPYVWEDEQALKLLDSIANSYPIGSLLIWRTSSKLDTERTFGEFILPETDDMTPTDYVLDGQQRLTVIYSCFGADTSDAGFAASYDLEKEEFFSQKNIQPGLAVFPLRKLYDTTALLDFRTALQAHPNKEALQAKLDQLIKAITTYKLPNVVLKDLAVEEVCPIFERINSSGTKLSTYDLMVAATWSHNFDLDDNVEEISAALEPKGFDDIDKTTVLKCMSAVQLGSIKETSLRGLRELDGETLATLTKNTKESLLRTVDLLSTQFRVHSWDFLSYQAITIIICHLFSKTKALDPDETHRLKKWFWRASFSERYKVGGETFVSNDLPRVIDYVIKGEGKDSDFGEPPNANEWAGISFRSNASRSRAFLLGLALKGPKNLLNGAAIDTSEALSSFNKKQYHHVYPRAFLKREKERLDDNLAANICMLSAAANLKISDDAPNIYLPTIVTDHGGKAEAVFESNLLPLPSLFDYTSATYQDFILARAAILTEYAQQLCNGEI, from the coding sequence ATGGCGACAAACATATCAAACCGACTCAGCACCGACACGGTATTCTTCTCTTCGCTAATAGAGGACATCAAGCAAGGGCGCATCAAGATTCCAAAATTCCAACGCCCTTATGTTTGGGAAGATGAGCAAGCCTTAAAGCTTCTCGACAGCATTGCGAACAGCTACCCAATTGGCAGCTTGCTGATTTGGAGAACTAGCTCAAAGTTGGATACTGAGCGAACGTTTGGGGAGTTCATCCTTCCCGAAACGGATGACATGACGCCAACGGACTATGTTCTCGACGGTCAGCAGCGGCTCACAGTGATCTATTCTTGCTTTGGTGCGGACACCAGTGACGCTGGATTTGCAGCATCATACGATTTGGAAAAAGAAGAATTCTTCTCACAGAAGAACATCCAGCCTGGATTGGCTGTTTTTCCGCTTCGCAAACTTTACGACACAACCGCACTACTAGATTTCAGAACTGCCTTGCAGGCACACCCCAACAAAGAAGCACTCCAAGCCAAGCTGGACCAACTAATTAAGGCAATAACCACCTACAAGCTGCCGAACGTAGTTCTCAAAGACCTTGCAGTAGAAGAAGTCTGTCCAATTTTTGAGCGCATCAACAGCTCCGGCACCAAGCTTAGCACCTACGACCTTATGGTCGCCGCAACCTGGTCTCACAATTTTGATCTTGACGATAATGTAGAAGAAATTTCTGCAGCGTTGGAACCGAAAGGTTTTGATGACATCGACAAAACAACGGTCCTCAAATGCATGTCCGCAGTACAACTCGGCAGCATTAAAGAGACATCACTGCGCGGATTACGAGAACTGGATGGTGAAACCTTAGCTACTCTCACAAAGAACACGAAAGAATCGCTGCTTCGCACTGTTGACCTGCTAAGCACTCAATTTAGAGTTCACAGCTGGGACTTTCTTTCCTATCAAGCCATTACTATCATCATTTGCCACTTATTCTCGAAGACAAAAGCACTGGACCCAGACGAGACACACCGTCTTAAGAAATGGTTCTGGCGTGCGTCGTTCTCGGAGCGATACAAGGTCGGTGGCGAAACTTTTGTTTCCAATGATCTGCCGCGCGTTATTGACTATGTCATCAAAGGCGAAGGGAAAGACTCTGATTTTGGTGAGCCTCCAAATGCCAACGAATGGGCTGGCATTTCGTTCCGTAGCAATGCATCTCGTTCAAGAGCATTCTTGCTCGGACTCGCTCTTAAAGGGCCGAAGAATCTGCTCAACGGTGCAGCGATAGATACAAGTGAAGCACTATCGTCCTTCAATAAGAAGCAGTACCACCACGTTTATCCGAGAGCATTTCTGAAGCGAGAGAAAGAGCGACTGGACGACAACCTTGCGGCCAACATTTGCATGCTGAGTGCGGCTGCAAACCTAAAAATTAGTGACGATGCTCCAAACATCTATCTACCAACAATAGTCACCGATCACGGGGGCAAAGCGGAAGCGGTGTTCGAATCCAACCTGCTCCCTCTGCCATCGCTTTTTGACTACACGAGTGCCACTTATCAAGACTTCATCTTGGCACGCGCCGCGATACTTACGGAGTATGCGCAGCAGCTATGTAATGGCGAGATATGA
- a CDS encoding EF-hand domain-containing protein: MTNKRAVHAFLATSALFLAMSGMNARAQDASAPAAQAPAAAQAPSTTARAAKPAHHGGFKAIDTNGDGQISRDEAKGHAWLEKNFDQIDTNHDGQLSKEELAAWRKAHKGEARAKMEERFDAKFKAADKDNDGSLTMDEMQAGMPRLAKNFDQIDANHDGKVTEDEIRAYMQARHDARKAQKAASATTPATTQTQ; encoded by the coding sequence ATGACCAACAAACGTGCTGTCCACGCCTTCCTCGCAACTTCGGCCCTGTTCCTGGCCATGTCGGGCATGAACGCCCGCGCCCAGGACGCCAGCGCGCCCGCCGCGCAGGCACCCGCAGCCGCCCAGGCACCGAGCACCACCGCCCGCGCCGCCAAGCCGGCCCACCACGGCGGCTTCAAGGCCATCGATACCAACGGCGACGGCCAGATCTCGCGCGACGAGGCCAAGGGTCACGCCTGGCTGGAAAAGAACTTCGACCAGATCGACACCAACCACGACGGCCAACTCAGCAAGGAAGAGCTGGCTGCCTGGCGCAAGGCCCACAAGGGCGAAGCACGCGCCAAGATGGAAGAGCGCTTCGACGCCAAGTTCAAGGCCGCCGACAAGGACAACGACGGCAGCCTGACCATGGACGAAATGCAGGCCGGCATGCCGCGCCTGGCCAAGAACTTCGACCAGATCGACGCCAACCACGACGGCAAGGTCACGGAAGACGAGATCCGCGCGTACATGCAGGCCCGTCACGACGCCCGCAAGGCGCAGAAGGCCGCCTCGGCAACGACGCCAGCTACCACGCAAACGCAATAA